The Rhizobium indicum genome has a segment encoding these proteins:
- a CDS encoding ABC transporter substrate-binding protein: MTISKMLLASAAIACAAMPVSAFADTSAKKIALSNNYAGNSWRQAMLTSWGKVTGEAVKAGTVAAADPFTTAENQATEQAAQIQNMILQGYDAIVLNAASPTALNGAVKEACDAGITVVSFDGIVTEPCAWRIAVNFKEMGRSEVEYLSKKIPDGGNLLEIRGLAGVFVDDEISAGIHEGVKQFPQFKVVGSVHGDWAQDVAQKAVAGILPSLPDIAGVVTQGGDGYGAAQAIAATDRKMPIIIMGNREDELKWWKEQKDAKGYETMSVSIAPGVSTLAFWVAQQILDGKEVKKDLVVPFLRIDQDNLETNLANTQAGGVANVEYSQADAIKVIESAK, from the coding sequence ATGACAATCAGCAAGATGCTTCTGGCATCGGCCGCTATCGCATGCGCCGCGATGCCCGTTTCCGCCTTTGCCGACACGTCGGCCAAGAAAATCGCCCTTTCCAACAATTATGCCGGCAACTCGTGGCGCCAGGCCATGCTGACGAGCTGGGGCAAGGTGACAGGCGAAGCCGTGAAGGCCGGCACCGTTGCCGCAGCCGACCCTTTCACCACTGCCGAGAACCAGGCGACGGAACAGGCGGCGCAGATCCAGAACATGATCCTGCAGGGTTATGACGCCATCGTGCTGAACGCCGCCTCGCCGACGGCGCTGAACGGCGCGGTCAAGGAGGCCTGCGACGCCGGCATCACCGTCGTTTCCTTTGACGGCATCGTGACCGAACCCTGCGCTTGGCGCATCGCCGTGAACTTCAAGGAAATGGGCCGCAGTGAGGTCGAGTACCTGTCGAAGAAAATTCCGGACGGCGGCAACCTGCTCGAGATCCGCGGCCTTGCCGGTGTCTTCGTCGACGACGAGATCTCGGCTGGCATCCACGAGGGTGTCAAGCAGTTCCCGCAGTTCAAGGTCGTTGGCTCCGTGCACGGCGACTGGGCGCAGGACGTGGCGCAGAAGGCTGTTGCCGGCATCCTGCCGAGCCTGCCCGACATCGCCGGCGTGGTAACGCAGGGTGGTGACGGTTATGGCGCCGCACAGGCGATTGCCGCGACCGACCGGAAGATGCCGATCATTATCATGGGCAACCGCGAAGACGAACTGAAGTGGTGGAAGGAGCAGAAGGACGCGAAGGGTTACGAGACCATGTCCGTCTCCATCGCGCCCGGCGTCTCCACGCTCGCTTTCTGGGTGGCCCAGCAGATCCTCGACGGCAAGGAAGTCAAGAAGGACCTCGTCGTGCCCTTCCTGCGCATTGACCAGGACAATCTCGAAACCAACCTCGCCAATACCCAGGCCGGCGGCGTCGCCAACGTGGAATACTCGCAGGCAGACGCAATCAAGGTCATCGAGTCGGCAAAGTAA
- a CDS encoding GAF domain-containing sensor histidine kinase, with product MLHLVPAAMFDHYLGISRLLAGQLDFRSAIRSVAAEVAHIIPHDHLDVCVLLEGGNYHTAYETGIETAWGGLAGAPVVNSPIRSLLWGEVDFLLADDAMTDPRFHFEGAFKRPIVEQSLRSRLHVPMKVQGTIIAALSCSSHRAGVYTMEDIERARIIADLLTPYFFALQAAEQAQRSAIVEAEARAREEGLRQGALKLTEALEQERQRIGMDLHDQTLADLTRLARRIDRLSRNGEMAPETLEPISRSLQHCMQDLRQIIEQAKPSVLQLFGLAQAIEHHLDRSTRDTGSGIEWGLVDETHGALERLEPTVSVALFRIAQEAINNAVRHAAPLAVMVRLEADDDRLSIEISDDGTGLAKARGRIGGGIDNMKTRARLISARFTTGPGHNNRGTVVRVVLPLAPHDPPSGPN from the coding sequence ATGCTGCATCTCGTACCCGCAGCCATGTTCGACCATTATCTCGGCATTTCCCGGCTGCTCGCGGGCCAGCTCGACTTCCGCTCGGCTATCCGTTCCGTCGCGGCCGAGGTCGCCCATATCATCCCGCACGACCACCTCGATGTCTGCGTGCTGCTTGAGGGCGGCAACTACCACACCGCTTATGAGACGGGCATCGAGACTGCCTGGGGCGGCCTTGCCGGCGCGCCTGTTGTCAACAGCCCCATCCGCTCGCTGCTCTGGGGCGAGGTGGATTTTCTGCTGGCGGACGACGCCATGACCGATCCGCGTTTCCACTTCGAGGGCGCATTCAAGCGGCCGATCGTCGAACAGTCGCTGAGAAGCCGCTTGCATGTGCCCATGAAGGTGCAGGGCACGATCATCGCAGCGCTTTCCTGTTCGTCGCACAGGGCGGGCGTCTATACGATGGAGGATATCGAACGCGCCCGCATCATTGCCGACCTGCTGACGCCGTATTTCTTCGCGCTGCAGGCAGCCGAGCAGGCGCAACGCTCGGCGATCGTCGAGGCAGAGGCCCGCGCCCGCGAGGAGGGCTTGCGGCAAGGTGCGCTGAAACTTACCGAAGCGCTGGAGCAGGAACGCCAGCGCATCGGCATGGACCTGCACGACCAGACGCTCGCCGACCTGACGCGGCTCGCCCGCCGGATCGATCGGCTGTCGCGCAACGGCGAAATGGCGCCCGAGACGTTGGAGCCGATCTCCCGTTCCCTGCAGCATTGCATGCAGGATCTGCGGCAGATCATCGAACAGGCAAAACCCTCCGTGCTCCAGCTCTTCGGCCTCGCCCAGGCGATCGAGCATCATCTGGACCGATCGACCCGCGACACGGGATCGGGGATCGAATGGGGCCTTGTCGACGAGACGCACGGCGCGCTGGAGCGACTGGAACCCACCGTCAGCGTCGCGCTGTTCCGGATCGCGCAGGAGGCGATCAACAATGCGGTGCGCCATGCCGCTCCCTTGGCCGTCATGGTGCGGCTCGAGGCCGATGACGATCGGTTGTCAATCGAAATCTCCGACGACGGGACCGGGCTCGCCAAGGCGCGGGGCCGGATCGGCGGCGGCATCGACAATATGAAGACCCGTGCGCGGCTGATTTCGGCGCGCTTCACGACCGGGCCCGGCCACAACAATCGCGGGACTGTGGTGCGCGTCGTGCTACCGCTCGCACCGCACGACCCGCCAAGCGGGCCAAACTGA
- a CDS encoding response regulator transcription factor has protein sequence MKVLIVEDDPLHRSYLHEAVNAALPECDTVIEAENGTVGEKLARDHKSAHIVMDLQMANRNGIEAARTIWKERPETRILFWSNYSDEAYVRGVSRIVPDGAAYGYVLKSASDERLKLALRSIFIESQCVIDREVRGLQQKSLGQTNGFTDSEYEILVDIALGLTDRAIAKRRGLSLRSVQNRLQQLYDKLDVYQSAGDDHEDGRFNLRARAVTVAFMRKLLNYSALERAEAELQEWLEGK, from the coding sequence ATGAAGGTTCTGATCGTCGAGGACGACCCGCTGCACCGGTCCTATCTGCACGAGGCGGTCAACGCGGCCCTGCCGGAATGCGACACGGTGATCGAGGCGGAGAACGGAACCGTCGGCGAGAAGCTCGCCCGCGACCACAAGTCGGCGCATATCGTCATGGACCTGCAGATGGCGAACCGCAACGGCATCGAGGCGGCGCGCACCATCTGGAAAGAGCGGCCGGAGACCCGCATCCTGTTCTGGTCGAACTACTCGGATGAGGCCTATGTGCGCGGCGTCTCCCGCATCGTGCCGGATGGCGCCGCCTATGGCTATGTGCTGAAATCCGCCTCCGACGAGCGGCTGAAGCTTGCGCTACGCTCGATCTTCATCGAGAGCCAGTGCGTCATCGACCGCGAGGTACGGGGCCTGCAGCAGAAGAGCCTCGGCCAGACGAACGGCTTCACCGATTCCGAATACGAGATCCTCGTCGATATCGCGCTCGGCCTCACCGACCGGGCCATCGCCAAACGCCGGGGCCTGTCGCTGCGCAGCGTGCAGAACCGCCTGCAGCAGCTATACGACAAGCTCGACGTCTACCAGAGCGCCGGTGACGACCACGAGGACGGCCGCTTCAATCTGCGCGCCCGCGCCGTCACGGTCGCTTTCATGCGCAAACTCCTGAACTACAGTGCTCTCGAGCGGGCGGAGGCAGAGCTGCAGGAATGGCTTGAGGGAAAGTAG
- a CDS encoding PLP-dependent aminotransferase family protein, whose product MGDAVEASWFAEKIADRSIRGIALETSALIRAGILPVGTRLPAIRDIAYELHVSPATISEAWSELRRQKIISGRGRNGTWVSGDRFVAKPERLASSGNYAAGVLDLTLAGPDAALLPRLAEAMAYGASVDDLNSYERSRIVAELKDAVSERWPYEAEAFLATNGGYNAVYTILHALVSSGSSVAIEHPTAMRLLDILEDLGVKIIPVACDGEGPLPDSLREALRQRPAAFLFQPRLHSVTGVTVSSSRLRQLGDVLEDSDTLVIEDDGVGDVSTAPPQSLGGRFAERTIHILSLSKSLGPDLRLAVLSSSAPIVDQIQSYRSFSAGWTSRILQGAAAWLLRDPETWQLIGEAREIYQQRRDALADALSERGIPIPPGQGLCLWVPVVSEPFAMVTLAARNIAVNPGNKFSVLPSNHIRVATSTLSDRCEEAADAIALAHAP is encoded by the coding sequence ATGGGCGACGCGGTCGAAGCCTCTTGGTTTGCCGAAAAAATAGCCGACCGCAGCATCAGGGGAATCGCTCTCGAAACGAGCGCGTTGATCCGTGCCGGTATCCTGCCCGTTGGGACACGCCTGCCGGCGATCCGCGATATCGCTTACGAATTGCATGTCAGTCCGGCGACTATCTCCGAAGCCTGGAGCGAATTGCGGCGGCAGAAGATCATCAGCGGCCGGGGGCGCAACGGCACCTGGGTCAGCGGCGACCGCTTCGTCGCCAAGCCGGAGCGTCTCGCCAGCTCGGGAAATTATGCGGCGGGTGTGCTCGACCTTACCTTAGCCGGGCCGGATGCAGCACTTCTTCCCCGCCTAGCCGAAGCGATGGCCTATGGCGCGTCCGTCGATGATCTCAACAGCTATGAGCGCAGCCGGATCGTAGCTGAGTTGAAGGACGCCGTTTCAGAGCGATGGCCGTATGAGGCGGAAGCCTTTCTGGCCACCAATGGCGGTTACAACGCCGTCTATACGATATTGCATGCGCTGGTTTCCTCGGGTTCGTCGGTCGCGATCGAACATCCGACCGCGATGCGGCTGCTCGATATTCTGGAAGATCTCGGCGTCAAAATCATCCCTGTCGCCTGCGACGGCGAAGGCCCCCTGCCGGATTCGTTGCGCGAAGCATTGCGGCAACGTCCGGCCGCTTTTCTGTTCCAGCCGCGGCTGCATTCGGTGACCGGCGTTACGGTCAGTTCATCCCGCCTTCGTCAGCTAGGAGATGTGCTGGAAGACAGCGATACGCTTGTTATCGAGGATGACGGCGTCGGCGACGTGTCGACAGCGCCTCCGCAGTCGCTGGGCGGCCGATTTGCGGAGCGGACGATCCATATCCTCTCGCTCTCGAAAAGCCTCGGCCCGGATCTCCGTCTCGCGGTTCTGTCGAGTTCCGCGCCTATCGTCGACCAGATCCAGTCTTACCGCTCCTTCAGCGCCGGCTGGACGAGCCGTATCCTGCAAGGGGCCGCCGCCTGGCTATTGCGCGATCCGGAAACCTGGCAGCTTATCGGCGAGGCGCGCGAGATCTATCAGCAGAGGCGCGATGCTCTTGCAGATGCACTTAGCGAACGGGGAATACCGATACCGCCAGGCCAGGGCCTGTGCCTCTGGGTGCCCGTCGTCTCCGAACCATTCGCGATGGTGACGCTCGCCGCACGCAATATCGCTGTCAACCCGGGCAACAAATTCTCCGTCTTGCCCAGCAATCATATTCGAGTGGCGACCAGCACGCTTAGCGATCGCTGCGAGGAAGCCGCCGATGCGATCGCTCTGGCTCATGCGCCGTGA